A stretch of Bombina bombina isolate aBomBom1 chromosome 2, aBomBom1.pri, whole genome shotgun sequence DNA encodes these proteins:
- the LOC128646860 gene encoding PRA1 family protein 3-like has protein sequence MAAGCVAPLRSWEDFFPGFERFARPDFKDVSKWNNRVVSNLLYYQTNYLLMGVAIISLVGFLSPLNMVLGATVVILIFLGFIWTSHNKDFVRKFKKQYPTVFILSILLSSYFVISMFGGVMVFVFGITFPMLLMFIHASLRHVKNKLENKIEGIGLKKTPMGIVLDALEQQEENFAKIAGLITKGKE, from the exons ATGGCAGCTGGTTGC GTTGCTCCTCTACGCTCCTGGGAGGATTTCTTCCCCGGCTTTGAGCGGTTTGCCCGGCCTGACTTTAAAGATGTATCTAAATGGAACAACAGGGTCGTAAGCAACCTGCTCTACTATCAAACGAACTACCTGCTGATGGGTGTGGCTATTATCTCCCTGGTGGGATTTTTAAGTCCACTTAACATGGTGCTCGGTGCCACTGTTGTGATTCTTATCTTCCTGGGCTTCATATGGACCTCGCATAACAAGGATTTTGTGCGCAAATTTAAGAAGCAGTACCCCACCGTGTTCATTCTCTCCATTCTGTTATCCAGCTACTTTGTCATTTCAATGTTTGGTGGTGTGATGGTTTTTGTATTTGGAATCACTTTTCCGATGTTGTTAATGTTTATTCATGCTTCTCTGAGGCATGTAAAGAACAAACTGGAAAATAAGATTGAAGGAATTGGTCTGAAGAAAACTCCTATGGGAATTGTCCTTGATGCCCTGGAACAGCAGGAAGAAAACTTTGCTAAAATTGCCGGCCTAATCACCAAAGGGAAGGAGTAA